In Oncorhynchus gorbuscha isolate QuinsamMale2020 ecotype Even-year linkage group LG26, OgorEven_v1.0, whole genome shotgun sequence, the DNA window atgtattatttattatggTCTGACATGTCTGCAAAAATGTTGCAATTTTGTAATGTCTTTTGCTTGGTAAATTGTTTTGTAAATATTAATTCACATTTGTGGTGCCactaaattttttatttgatttaaatcAATATTGTAGATATTgttattaaaatatatttttttagaatggagggagggtggacagggaGTTTTAAAAAATGAACCCCAAAAGGTTATTTGAGAAACCATtataaagggttcttcaaagaacgTATAGGGGTTCCCACAAAAGGTTCTTCAACTAACTTTTAGGATACTCCAGGAACCTTTACTCTTTAGTGTATATTGATGAACGTCACCTTGTTCGAGAGACATTTACATAGTTATGCACAGCCAAATTTGGGATGACTTTTTTGAGGCGAAATagcagccacagacagacagacaacgcaTGATATCGCCCATAATTTGACCTCCTTGGACGTTACGTGCTGAGTGGGTATGACCAAAGTTATTCTGTTTAGCTACACTTTctagtacattttttaaatgtttctgaTGCCACATCGCCTGTTTTCAAAGGGAGTTGTTGGTTTTTACCTTTTTGTCTGCAAGTATTTTCAACTGCGATAccaactccagtcagcagatggcgatgtgcGTCTTTCAGGTGATTCTGCCACTGTGACGGGATGCTTCTTCAACAGCAAGTCAGCCACCTTGGTTCACTCGAACTTAATGGAAAAAGGTTTAATCAATAAATCTAGCAATTCCTTTCATACTGGGAAGAAAAAAATGGGGTACAGGTTTAAAACAATTACAGGTGCACCTTACTATCTTATACTATATCATAAATAGTCTTAACTAGTAAACACAGATTCTAGTTTTCATCCAGTTCACACAGATAGCTGACTCAGCCTCCTGGCTGGTACCGGTTTACACCTGTGTGAGGTGCCCCCCTCACACAGGAATACACACTCAGAGCCTACGAGGCTTTTCTAAGAACtccacatatatacacacatatatatatatatttttttaaaactatGTTTGAGATGTGGTATCCACTCGGCTCGCTGCTTCTCAGATCAAAGGTGGGTCCATCTGCTCCGTTCCCGAAGTGTGATCTCCCCGAGATTCCATGTTTGAGGGATCCCTCGTGCACAATTTACCCAGGTCGTCAGGAGTGGTCACCAAGTGAAGAATAACATCCCCATATGTGGTTAATTTCTTTAATATCAAttgaggagagacaaacttatcacacaagtcagagttattctgaaactaaatctttattcacttattaatagggagcaggtcaatacaacacacacatataaagtgAATCAATTGAGTCTACAATAATGATGGCTGGTCGACAAATCACCCCCAGATGATTCGTTGAGAGCCACAATACAAAAGTACAAATGTCTTCCACAGCCAAGATCACctcttaatttaaaaaaataatacttCCGAGATGTGGTATCCACTCGGCTCACTGCCTCTCAGATCAAAGGTGGGTCCATCTGCTCCGTTCCCGAAGTGTGGTCTCCTGAGATTCCAAGTTTGAGGGATCCCTCGTGTACCATTTATCCAGGTTGTCGGGAGCAGTCAGCAAGTGAATAATAATATCCCCATTGCCAAATGTGGTGGTTAACTTCTTTAATATCAAATGAGAGAAACTtaacacacaagtcagagttatgctTAAACTAAATCTTTATTCACTTAATAAGGGAGTAGGTCAATACAACGTGCACATAAAGTGAATCAATTGAGTGCTCTACAATAATGATTGCGGGTCGACCCACAGGACAAAAATACAAAGGTCTTTTACAGCCAAGATGCACCTCTTTCAACCTACATGACCAACAACATATGtatagaatgggtcacaaggttaagatttgtatgaaagacaCTTATAATTCtcagcagacagtatctgctgtaaaaATAGTACACTTTGTGTAGAGACCAGGGTCTGGCCCTGGggtcatctctccctggtaccatAAAatacagaaacattaactcatgctctggaatgcggtctctttaggttttatcacccaaaaggcattgtaaatctcctgtcagtgttatctcccagaggcccatcccagtagaacacacagacacaatagttCTAAGAACcctctattctgttgcataaaacaaccatttgatgcaataaaagtattataacataatcttgcaattttgCTCTCagtgtccactgaaagttgactagtaaataacaactgggacctaaaagacaAGCACCATGAGACCCACTAAATCTGTCAAAGAAGAggaaaacaaaagaaaaaccaaccccaaacttaaagacaggaagTAAACCAAAACGATAGCGCAACTAAAGTTGTTGACTTTCCACATCTATCAGGAGCACTGGgtcagacactcttaaatagcacctggggaGCACAGGTAAAACAACTTCCTAGCAAcaagatggacaagccagcacagatgtaacacatactgactaacaagGTGACACCAATCAGTGCGCGCCCTACGTGCTAACGAGCTATACATGCTAAAATCCAAACCTCAAAatataaatggaaaaaccaaagaCAAACACCTTAAGAGATTAAGAGAATGCTTaccaccaacagaaaacaacttTTATTTCACATTATAATCAACTACAATGCTTCACCAAAATAACATGGTGACTACTGGCTGTCAacaattaaaaacaagaaataaaCAAAAGAAATCCCCACTAGCTTCTAGAACTCTCGTCCTCATCTCCAAAATGGAAAAACGTGCAGCCAAAATAAGATCCATCTCAACTCACTGGCTAAACACAAAACTTTTTGACTGCCCAACCTTCAGAACATCAGAAACTAAGTCGTCCTCACCATGGACACAAGCACCAAAAACGCTGTTGTTTTGACAAGTAGAAATAAATCACTGATATCGATTGGAGGGGAAAATCAGATTGTATGTGCTGTTGAACACAACTAAAAAAAGACATGGAAATGGGAGACATATTTTACCTCACTGGTCAGGGGACAACCTGCAGAAGACAATCAGCTACATTTGGGAGTGATGCACTTAAATGTAGGGGTCACTAAACAAAGGAACGCAACACTTATTTGTCATCACTCATCGATATAATGCTAAAGTCATTCGTGCgagagggagatgaggttgcacgtcctgttaaaactaacagctcaaaaaccacacggaatctgggaataatgtgtatatccctggttagaggacaatttgtagaaaacagctagctacattttgaagtgttgcatTTTGATTCAAGTGGTTCACCAACATGGTAAGTGTAACACAACTCCTTTTTTGTTAAATCACATAAATAGCATTTAAATTAAGAGCCTGGATTTTTCCCAAGGCTAATATCTAGATCATGCTGAAATCAATTGAACAGGGGACAAACGTTTAGGGttaaaaacattctacattgtgacatcatttcaTTGATATCACGAAATAACTATCATGATACAACTCCttcatgtattttctgatgtttgatcagagatcttttatcagagtatctcttgtcacactgatcacagctataagctttctctcctgtgtgtgttctctggtgcacTGTCAGCTCTCCAGAGTGATCAAATCTCTTCCCGCATTGATCACAGCTGTAagttctctctcctgtgtgtgttctctggtgtgataccaGATGGCCAGATCTGCCAAAagtcttcccacattgatcacagctataaggtttctctcctgtgtgtattctctggtgcacTGTCAGCTCTCCAGATCCaaaaaaactcttcccacattgaccacagctataaggtttctctcctgtatgtgttctctggtgtagagtcagatTGCCAGATGttgtaaaactcttcccacattgatcacagctataaggtttgtctccagtgtgtgttctctggtgtagagtcagagagccagatgTAGTACATCTCtttccacattgatcacagctaaaaggtttctctcctgtgtgagttctCTGGTGCACTGTCAGCTCTCCAGGTCgaccaaaactcttcccacattgatcacagctataagattttttacctgtgtgtattctctggtgttgcATCAGATGGCAAGATtgaccaaaactcttcccacattgccCACatctataaggtttctctcctgtgtgtgttctctggtgttgagTCAGAGTGCTAGATGcagcaaaactcttcccacattgaccacagctatacgatttctctcctgtgtgagttctctggtgcactgtcagctctccagatctaccaaaactcttcccacattgaacaCAGAtatgaggtttctctcctgtgtgagttctCTGGTGTCGTGTCAGATGGCAAGATTggccaaaactcttcccacattgaccacagccatgaggtttctctcctgtgtgtgttctctggtgtcgtGTCAGAAGGCAAGATtgaccaaaactcttcccacattgatcacagctaaaagatttctctcctgtgtgtgttctctgatgaattttAATGCCTGACGaggtgaatctcttcccacagtcacaGCAGCAGTGAGTTCTCTTTCCTGTGGATCTCTGCAGGTGTTTCTGGAGGTGTTCTGACCTGGAgtgactcttctctgcctcttcagcatcatgaggttgttgaggctccccagaggatccacgatagtcACGCATCTCTCCTGTGTAAACAACAAAGTCAGAGAGATGATTAAAGGCCCCACAACAGTGGTAATCCACTGTAaaagtctaaactgttcgctgctctgggcccccaatggtggaacaaactccctcacgacgccaggacagcggagtcaatcaccaccttccggagacacctgaaaccccacctctttaaggaatacctaggataggataagtaatccttctcacccccccccctttaagatttagatgcactattgtaaagtgactgttccactggatgtcataaggtgaatgcaccaatttgtaagtcgctctggataagagcgtctgctaaatgatttaaatgtaaaaaaaaaaaatgtaaagatgaacttcttcttaatgcaaccgctgtgtcagatttcaaaaaggcttcacGGCGAAAGCGATGATCTGAGGATAGCGCTCAGCTGtacgaactgtaatggaacttttgacttttcgtctggatttGAGAGCGCGCGTTGTGCCTTTAGaatactgaacataacgcgccattttcaactgaggtttttggacataaagagggactttattaaacaaaactaacatttattgtgtaacatgaagtcctgggagtgccatctgatgaagatcctcAAATGTTaatgattaatttaatcgctatttctgactattgtgagccctctccttggaTGGAAAATGGCTGTTGGAAAGGTGAcaaggcgctgacctaacataatcgtatGATGTGCTATCGccttaaagcctttttgaaatcggacacagtggttggattagcaagaagtttatctttaaaatggtgtataatacttatatgtttgaggaattttaattatgggatttttgttgttttgaatttggcgccctgcaatttcactggctgttggccaggtgggacgctagcatcccacatacACAAGAgatgttaacttggctttcgaagactttagaaaggcaggacaggatggatataggtctttaacagtttgggtctagagtgtcaccccctttgaaaagggggatgaccacggaagctttccaatctttaggaatctcagacgacacaaaagaggttgaacagactagtaataggggttgcaacaatggcggcagatatttttagaaagagagggtccagattgtctagaccagctgatttgtacaggtccgggttttacagctctttcagaacatcagctatctggatttgtgtGAAGGAGAAGccggggaggcttgggcaagtagctgcaggTGGTGCAAAGCTGTTGGCCAGGTTTGGGGTAGCCAGgaagaaagcatggccagctgtagagaaaagcttattgaaattctcaattattgtggatttatcggtggctACAGTGTTTccaagcctcagtgcagtgggaagctgggaggaggtgcttttattctccatggactttacagtgtcccaaaactttttagagtttgagctacaggatgcaaatttccttttgaaaaagctagcctttccTAACGGACATATcacagggactattcgatgctagtgcagtacgctacaggatgtttttgtgctggtggagggcagtcagatctggagtgaaccaaggacagtatattttcttagttctacattttttgaaagggacatgcttatttaagatggtgaggaaatgacATTTAAAGAACAACCAGCTATCCtcgactgatgggatgaggtcaatatccttccaggatacccgggccaggtcgattaaaaaggcctgctcgcagaagtgttttatggagcgtttgacagtgatgaggggtggtcgcttGACTGCGAACCCAtaacagatgcaggcaatgaggcagtgatcgctgagatcctgattgaaaacagcagaggtgtatttggagggcaagttggtcaggataatatctataaGGGTGCaaatgtttacggatttagggttgtacctgatgGGTTCCTTGATCAtctgtgtgagattgagggcatctagcttggattgtaggacggccggggtgttaaccTCTCTCGGTAGCGGGATGAAATTCGACAACATaaggtgatcgctacataaatagtcatattgaaacattcatgaaaatacaagtgtctcacatgtttcaaaagcctagaatcttgctaatccaactgcgttgtcagatttaaaaaaggatttactgcgaaagaatacgatgcaattatctgaggatagagcctAATAAAAAACAActataaaataaattgtttacctttggcgatcttcctctgtttgcaatcccaatgctcattgttacacaatgaatggtcttttgtttgataaaatccttttttatagcctaacacgaaacattttgtgaacctcTTGTGTcatgaattccgtctcattccattttcgacgacacattcgaggtaaatacacacacaaaacgtgacttttccagtcatgtttggtttcattgcaatcaactggtttgtttgtaacacaaccaaacctgatgggtcatttcacgggatgtattgactgaaagaaaccgatttgaagacaacaagtaatgacatcattgtgcaccaatgatttgcctgctgtttcgttgattgactgtattttaaccgaatgaccactgatcgtcttgaaatctagctgggtagatagccaatgagctgaggtaaacggcaatatgtaatgtttatgtgttggaagaccaacccatgtagtaaactccggcgtAAAGAGGTTCATTCGCCATTAAcgattcataccggaaggagcaaCGGATGTTGCGCACAGCATTGTTTTGGTAAAGTgcatattcagctgtttatatatcaatcagtatagCGACTAAGTCAGGAAAAGCTAAATCTatgtctagatatacagatgtacacacaattttaggaGAAATTGATcgagg includes these proteins:
- the LOC124015785 gene encoding zinc finger protein 2-like, translating into MSSLSYSPSAKEDEVCWTEKEAPVKEEDEEKDVTIQKQVEGEAVTVKEEEKDVSVKEEEDAFRVKEEDVTVKEEDDAVLGVKEEEGEMTVTLEEEEEVRDLFNTREMRDYRGSSGEPQQPHDAEEAEKSHSRSEHLQKHLQRSTGKRTHCCCDCGKRFTSSGIKIHQRTHTGEKSFSCDQCGKSFGQSCLLTRHQRTHTGEKPHGCGQCGKSFGQSCHLTRHQRTHTGEKPHICVQCGKSFGRSGELTVHQRTHTGEKSYSCGQCGKSFAASSTLTQHQRTHTGEKPYRCGQCGKSFGQSCHLMQHQRIHTGKKSYSCDQCGKSFGRPGELTVHQRTHTGEKPFSCDQCGKRCTTSGSLTLHQRTHTGDKPYSCDQCGKSFTTSGNLTLHQRTHTGEKPYSCGQCGKSFFGSGELTVHQRIHTGEKPYSCDQCGKTFGRSGHLVSHQRTHTGERTYSCDQCGKRFDHSGELTVHQRTHTGEKAYSCDQCDKRYSDKRSLIKHQKIHEGVVS